From the Leptotrichia sp. oral taxon 221 genome, one window contains:
- the pepF gene encoding oligoendopeptidase F produces the protein MERKDIAKEYKWNLNDIYENYEKWNEDFEKMKEIEKELVGYKGNFGKEENLLKFLKKQEELDKISYKLYRYPQLARDLNLLDKEATENLQKIQFLFAEISTGLSWVNSELIENRENIEKWIQKEEFSDYRFGLENLFRLQSHVLDEEKSKLLSYFSSYFSTPRTIYSEITVSDVQWPEVELSSGEKIEATAANYGKQVHVNRNQEDRKLMFESHYGVYNRRKNTIAAVYNSILQKNIAKTKAYKYDSFLLSALEEDNIPESIYLNLINTAKENTAPLKRYINLRKKVLGLKEYHNYDGSINLIEFDKEYEYNDAKNIVLNSVKPLGADYVSKMEKAISEGWLDVFETKGKRPGAYSAGVYGVHPYMLLNYNKTLDSVFTLAHELGHTLHTLYSQENQPFSMSDYTIFVAEVASTFNERLLLDYMLEKTSDSAEKIALLEQEIGNITGTFYFQALLADYEYQAHKLAETGQPITADVLSKITEDLFDAYYGDGIEKDELLNIFWARVPHFFNSPFYVYQYATCFASSAILYDKVIKNEDENVRKEALKKYIELLSSGGSDFPMNQLKKAGVDLAEKSTIEAVSKQLDSLLDKLEEELEKIEK, from the coding sequence ATGGAAAGAAAAGATATTGCAAAAGAGTATAAATGGAATTTGAATGATATTTATGAAAATTATGAAAAATGGAATGAAGATTTTGAGAAAATGAAGGAAATTGAGAAAGAGTTGGTTGGATATAAAGGGAATTTTGGGAAGGAAGAAAATTTATTGAAATTTTTGAAGAAGCAAGAGGAATTGGATAAAATTTCGTATAAATTGTATAGATATCCGCAATTGGCACGAGATTTGAATTTGTTGGATAAAGAGGCAACAGAAAATTTACAAAAGATACAATTTTTGTTTGCAGAAATATCGACAGGGCTTTCGTGGGTTAATTCTGAATTAATCGAAAATAGAGAAAATATTGAAAAATGGATTCAAAAAGAGGAGTTTTCAGATTATAGATTTGGATTGGAAAATTTATTTAGATTGCAAAGTCATGTTTTGGATGAGGAAAAAAGTAAATTACTTTCGTATTTTAGCTCATATTTTTCAACTCCAAGAACAATTTATTCAGAAATTACAGTTAGTGATGTTCAATGGCCAGAAGTAGAATTGTCGTCGGGAGAGAAAATCGAAGCAACAGCTGCTAATTATGGAAAACAAGTTCATGTGAATAGAAATCAAGAAGATAGAAAATTAATGTTTGAAAGTCATTATGGTGTTTACAATAGAAGAAAAAATACAATTGCGGCTGTGTATAATTCAATTTTGCAAAAAAATATTGCGAAAACGAAGGCTTATAAATATGATTCATTTTTATTGAGTGCTTTGGAAGAGGATAATATTCCTGAGAGTATTTATTTGAATTTGATTAATACTGCAAAAGAAAATACTGCACCATTGAAAAGATATATAAATTTGAGAAAGAAAGTATTAGGATTGAAAGAATATCACAATTATGATGGTTCGATAAATTTAATTGAATTTGATAAGGAATATGAGTACAATGATGCGAAAAATATTGTTTTGAATTCAGTTAAACCTTTAGGGGCAGATTATGTTTCTAAAATGGAAAAGGCGATATCTGAAGGTTGGTTAGATGTATTTGAGACAAAAGGAAAAAGACCAGGAGCTTATTCAGCAGGAGTTTACGGGGTTCATCCATATATGCTTTTGAATTATAATAAGACGCTGGATAGTGTGTTTACGTTGGCACATGAGTTGGGACACACATTACATACGCTTTATTCCCAAGAAAATCAACCATTTTCAATGTCAGATTATACAATTTTTGTAGCAGAAGTTGCATCGACATTTAATGAGAGATTATTGCTAGATTATATGTTGGAAAAAACGAGTGATTCTGCCGAGAAAATCGCTTTATTAGAGCAAGAAATTGGAAATATTACAGGAACATTCTATTTTCAAGCACTATTGGCTGATTATGAATATCAAGCACATAAATTAGCAGAAACAGGACAACCTATAACAGCTGACGTTTTGAGTAAGATAACAGAAGATTTGTTTGATGCTTATTATGGCGATGGAATTGAAAAAGATGAATTATTGAATATTTTTTGGGCAAGGGTACCACATTTCTTTAATTCACCATTTTATGTGTATCAATACGCAACTTGTTTCGCATCTTCGGCAATTTTGTATGATAAAGTTATAAAAAATGAAGATGAAAATGTGAGAAAAGAAGCACTTAAAAAATATATTGAATTATTGAGTTCAGGTGGTAGTGATTTTCCGATGAATCAATTGAAGAAAGCAGGAGTGGATTTAGCTGAAAAATCTACTATTGAAGCAGTTTCTAAACAATTGGATAGTTTGTTGGATAAATTGGAAGAAGAATTAGAAAAAATTGAGAAATAG
- a CDS encoding RNA-binding protein yields MKKEMFLKQFPKESEHLASKIFNAYEMASEYEIISFTEEFYTPNFWKKFQKKMNGLNVITNGIFEDSDRRQIAFVPDSFMTEDVENTELLDFPCKLLKISINSKFKEYQHKDFLGSLMGLNIKRELMGDLILENGIGYIPVSSKIVDIILVELKQIGRAPCEIEIVEVEKIEELPSYNYDDKLITVPSKRLDSIVSAITNLSRNKVVEPIERGKVLIDYAEEKDKSKMIEIGSLITIRGFGKYKLFSDKGETKKGKERLLVKKYI; encoded by the coding sequence ATGAAAAAAGAAATGTTTTTGAAGCAATTTCCGAAAGAATCAGAGCATTTGGCAAGTAAGATTTTTAATGCATATGAAATGGCTAGTGAGTATGAAATAATAAGTTTTACTGAGGAATTTTATACGCCAAATTTTTGGAAGAAATTTCAGAAGAAGATGAATGGATTAAATGTAATTACTAATGGAATTTTTGAGGATAGCGATAGGAGACAAATTGCGTTTGTGCCAGATAGCTTTATGACTGAAGATGTTGAAAATACTGAGCTTTTGGATTTTCCATGTAAATTGTTAAAAATATCAATAAATTCAAAATTTAAGGAATATCAGCATAAAGATTTTCTTGGAAGCTTGATGGGACTTAATATAAAGCGGGAATTGATGGGAGATTTGATTCTTGAAAATGGGATTGGTTATATTCCTGTTTCTAGCAAGATTGTGGATATAATTTTGGTGGAGTTGAAGCAGATCGGGAGAGCTCCGTGTGAAATTGAAATTGTGGAAGTTGAAAAAATTGAAGAGTTACCAAGCTATAATTATGATGATAAATTGATTACAGTGCCATCGAAGAGGCTTGATAGTATTGTTTCAGCGATAACGAATTTATCCAGAAATAAGGTTGTGGAGCCGATTGAAAGAGGAAAAGTTTTGATTGATTATGCGGAGGAAAAGGATAAATCTAAAATGATTGAGATTGGTAGTTTAATTACGATTAGAGGATTTGGAAAGTATAAGTTATTTTCAGACAAAGGAGAAACGAAGAAGGGGAAGGAAAGATTGTTGGTGAAAAAATATATTTAG
- a CDS encoding YkvA family protein, with protein MIRKAKKFYEGYKKTKITLEQLKKANNLKGNLGEIGNKFALLVRMMRANLKGEFEISTADKLKIVGAIVYVITTLDAVPDIIPVLGFGDDIGVVAYVIGKLGKLIKEYEEFERVRRNEEKDKNVDFDNLKVVNEI; from the coding sequence ATGATAAGAAAGGCAAAAAAATTTTATGAAGGTTATAAAAAAACAAAAATTACGTTGGAACAATTGAAAAAGGCAAATAATTTAAAAGGGAATTTAGGAGAAATTGGGAATAAATTTGCTTTGTTGGTTAGAATGATGAGAGCAAATTTGAAGGGAGAATTTGAGATTTCTACGGCTGATAAGTTGAAAATTGTTGGAGCAATTGTGTATGTGATTACGACACTTGATGCTGTGCCTGACATTATACCAGTTTTAGGATTTGGAGATGATATTGGAGTGGTAGCTTATGTTATTGGGAAATTGGGGAAATTGATTAAGGAATATGAGGAATTTGAGCGAGTTAGAAGGAATGAAGAAAAAGATAAAAATGTTGATTTTGATAATTTGAAGGTTGTGAATGAAATTTAG
- the rpsI gene encoding 30S ribosomal protein S9, translated as MAERIQYLGTGRRKTSVARVRLIPGETGVVINGKEMRDYFGGRELLAKIVEQPLELTETLNKYGVRVNVNGGGNTGQAGAIRHGVSRALLEADAELRGALKEAGFLTRDSRMVERKKYGKKKARRSPQFSKR; from the coding sequence GTGGCAGAAAGAATTCAATATTTAGGAACTGGAAGAAGAAAAACTTCAGTAGCAAGAGTAAGATTAATCCCAGGTGAAACTGGAGTAGTAATAAATGGAAAAGAAATGAGAGATTATTTTGGTGGAAGAGAATTATTAGCTAAAATAGTTGAACAACCTTTAGAATTAACAGAAACTTTAAATAAATATGGAGTAAGAGTTAATGTAAACGGTGGAGGAAATACAGGTCAAGCAGGAGCTATTAGACACGGTGTTTCAAGAGCATTATTAGAAGCTGATGCTGAATTAAGAGGAGCTTTAAAAGAAGCAGGATTCTTAACTAGGGATTCAAGAATGGTTGAAAGAAAAAAATATGGGAAAAAGAAAGCCAGAAGAAGTCCTCAATTTTCAAAAAGATAA
- the rplM gene encoding 50S ribosomal protein L13: MNRYTVMQKKEEVVRNWYEIDAEGKILGKLAAEIAVKLMGKHKVSYTPHVDGGDFVVVTNAEKIAVTGNKLLAKKYYRHSGYPGGLKTRSLEEMLAKQPTEVIRKAVERMLPKNKLGSQMIGRLKIYVGNEHTHAAQKPERIEL; encoded by the coding sequence GTGAATAGATACACTGTAATGCAAAAAAAAGAAGAAGTTGTAAGAAACTGGTATGAAATAGATGCAGAAGGAAAAATATTAGGAAAATTAGCGGCTGAAATCGCTGTTAAATTAATGGGTAAACATAAAGTTAGTTACACACCACATGTTGACGGTGGAGATTTTGTTGTAGTAACAAACGCTGAAAAAATCGCAGTTACTGGTAACAAATTATTAGCTAAAAAATACTACAGACATAGTGGATATCCAGGAGGATTAAAAACTAGATCATTAGAAGAAATGTTAGCAAAACAACCTACTGAAGTAATCAGAAAAGCTGTTGAAAGAATGTTACCTAAAAATAAATTAGGTAGCCAAATGATCGGTAGATTAAAAATTTATGTTGGAAATGAGCATACACATGCAGCTCAAAAACCAGAAAGAATAGAGTTATAG
- a CDS encoding lipoate--protein ligase, protein MIYYISKTHDTAFNIALEEYCFKNLRDEDEIFLLWINEPSIIVGKYQNTIEEINTEYTREKGIHVIRRISGGGAVYHDLNNLNYTIISNRDKNQEGFNFKEFSKPIIETLAELGVKAEFTGRNDLEIDGQKFCGNAQAYIKDRVMHHGCLLFNVDFSALGNALKVSKDKIESKGVKSVRSRVTNILPHLKTPITVEEFGDKIMEYMKKQYPDMKEYVFSKEELDYIAKRAEIKRSWEWNYGESPEFNITRGERFKNGRIQIFADVENSKIKSIKFYGDFFGMNEDLTELENLLVGAKYTPEAIRERLKEVNIGEYFSKFTLDEVVEAIVE, encoded by the coding sequence ACGAAATATTTTTGTTGTGGATAAATGAGCCTTCGATAATTGTTGGGAAGTATCAGAATACGATTGAGGAAATTAATACGGAATATACAAGAGAAAAAGGGATTCATGTAATTCGTAGAATTTCTGGTGGAGGAGCAGTTTATCACGATTTGAATAATTTGAATTATACGATTATTTCTAACAGAGATAAAAATCAAGAAGGATTCAATTTTAAAGAATTTTCAAAACCAATAATTGAAACATTGGCAGAATTAGGCGTAAAAGCTGAGTTTACTGGAAGAAATGATTTGGAAATTGATGGGCAAAAGTTTTGTGGAAATGCACAGGCTTACATAAAAGATAGAGTGATGCATCATGGTTGTCTTTTATTTAACGTTGATTTTAGTGCTTTGGGAAATGCTTTGAAAGTTTCTAAAGACAAAATTGAGTCAAAAGGTGTAAAATCTGTTAGAAGTAGAGTTACAAATATATTGCCTCATTTGAAAACTCCGATTACAGTTGAAGAATTTGGTGATAAAATTATGGAATATATGAAAAAACAGTATCCAGATATGAAAGAATATGTTTTTAGTAAGGAAGAGTTGGATTATATTGCAAAAAGAGCTGAAATTAAAAGAAGCTGGGAATGGAATTACGGAGAGTCGCCAGAATTTAATATAACTCGAGGAGAAAGATTTAAAAATGGACGAATTCAAATATTTGCAGATGTTGAAAATTCGAAGATAAAAAGTATTAAATTTTATGGAGATTTCTTTGGAATGAATGAGGATTTAACAGAATTGGAAAATCTTTTAGTGGGAGCGAAATATACGCCAGAAGCGATAAGAGAACGTTTAAAAGAAGTAAATATTGGTGAGTATTTTTCGAAATTTACTTTAGATGAAGTTGTGGAAGCAATTGTGGAATAA